The genome window ACAGAGAGGGCGATCATCTCCCCTGATTTCTTTCTTTATTTTGTATTGGTAAAGAACTGCTCGAAAGCCTCAAGTCCGCCTGCGGAAGCGCCCATGCCGACAACAGAAAATTCTTTCTGAACAGGCTTTGCAGAAGGTTTGGCGACTGCCGTCGCCTTGGCCTTCTCCTTATTCTGTTCGTCTTTCTTTGCCTGCAGTTTTTTTCCACTTGAGGCTTTCGGTGATATTTTTGAGGATTTTTTTGCCATCTCTCTTGCTCTTTAAAAGATTGATAAACCCATACGCCCGTATTTGATGATTGTCACTCCTTTATTTATCGGGAAGAAACGGGAATAAATGTAGAAGCCATGATATAAGCACTTGTAATAATCCTTAAAGGATATTGAATACAGCATATCATAATTGTGACGGTTTTTCATGTATTCCCTTGTTTTGTAGGAAAAATTCCTACAGAAAATATCTCTGGAAACCGACATAAAAATCAGCAATACACCGATAGCATTTCTGTCAGATCACCGGTATAGTTTTATTGAGTATTGGTTCACAATTTTTCATGACACGGAGGTGTAGGAATGCAGACAGAAAAAATGACCACAAGAGTATCGGCATTACTAAATGTAATAGTAGATATGAAAGTGGGCGATCAGGCGGATATCAAAAATCTGATAGAATGCCTTGAATGTAACTGTATCGAAGCCAGTGGTGAAGATGCTGAAATCATAGACATCAAGATCGCGGACCGCAAGCTGTTGATCGAAGGCGAAGACGAATCGTATTAGAGATGTTAAAATTGCCCCCCTCCTTTCCTCCCCTTAGCATGAGGGGAGGATTTCTTTCTCTCAGAAAATCGCCTGCACCCGTATTGAAGGCATGCCAGAAATTTGATAATTTTTAACTATAGAGATATCCTTTGTATCATTCCGCACAAGAACACGCAAAAGGGAGGTAGTATGACAAAAGGTGAGTCTCCAATGAAAACAGGGATATCCGATATAACAGGGAGAATGGTCAGGATCAGGCATGCAAACGAATACGACGGAGTCTTTATCGAAAAGATATTGAAAGCGCATGATATTTTTACGGATGAGATAGATTACAGAAAATTCGTAATAGCAACCGATAATGGCCTGGCTGTTGGCTGCGGTCAGTTGAAACAGATAGGGGAAAACCCGGAAACAAGCTGCGTAATCGTCGCTGCAGAAAATCACTATTCTGATATAGAGCCTTTGATCGTCAGCCATTTAATAGAATTTGCCACTTCTCATACAGTGTACATCTTTACCAATCGGGTCAAAGAATATGAGAAAATAGGATTCAGAAAAGTGCGAAGAAAGGGCAGGGAACTCGATCAGGCTTCTGCCTATGCGTGCAGAAAAAGTCAAAAAAACGCCACACTGATGGCATATCGGAAATAGCCAGCCAGATATCGCTGTTTCAATTTTTCCTGTCTTCCTATGCCTTCCCCGGGTTATAGGCCAAGCAATCCCGGCAAATGCCACTATTAATATAGGGAAAGTATCTGTAGTACTCGATAACGCCGGATTTTAATTCGTAAGATTTCTTCCTACAGGAACAGGTCATATTTCCTACAAGGAAATCAGCAATTTGCCGATATGATTGTCGATCGCTCTTCGGTAAATTGAAAACAGTAATTTACAAAAAACAACGGGAGGTAACTATGAAAAGAAAAGAATCAAAGGAAATCGCAACAAAAGAGCCTTTACGGGTTCTTGCGCCTTTTGAGGAGGCGGAACGCTGGTTTGAGGAGGTGTTCAGGCATCCCTTCGGGCTGTTTGGCAGGCGGAGATGGCCGGTTTTCCGGCATGGGGAATTGGAAGAAATCAGCACCTCGGTAGATATTTTCGAGGACGACAGCAACGTTGTGGTAAAAGCCGAACTCCCCGGCATGAAAAAGGAAGATATCGATGTCACCGTCACTGACCATACCATGAAGATATCGGGCGAGAAGAAACGGGAAGAGAAGGTCGAGAAGAAAGACTACTACTGGGAGGAGCGCTCTTACGGATCATTTGCCCGCAGCTTTCAGCTTCCCTCAGAAGTGCAGACTGACAAGGCAGAAGCAAAATTTAAAGACGGGATTCTTGAGATAAGAATTCCGAAAACAGAAGAGGCCAGGCAAAAAGAGAAAAAAGTGAGCGTTCAGTAGCATTATCGGTTCATGAAAGAAAACGACGGCCCTGGTAAGGGTAAAACAAACAAGTTTAAACAAGGAGAGAAAAAATGGCACAGGTAGCAACAAAAATTACGGAAGAAAAACTTTTGCATCTCATTGAGGACTGGTACAAACTCGAGGACCAGACTATCAAATTTGCCGAGGATATGATGAAGAAATCGGATAACGCCTTCATCAAGGTGGTTATGGAGATCATCAAACACGATTCTCAGAAGCACAAGATAATGCAGCAGTTTGTCATCGATGCGCTGACCAAGGAGGCGGTCCATCTGGCCCCGCAGGAGCTCATTCCGCTCGCTGATATCCTCGAAAAGCATATCCAGGCCGAAGCAAAATCAATGGGCATGGCCCATGCGTGTTCAACGGAGAGCAGGAATTATTTTGTTGACTTCATCATATCGTCCCTTACCGATGACGAAACAAAGCACCACAACATGCTCAAGACTCTCGACCATCTTAAGGGGGCAGTATATCAGTACGGTCAGAC of Nitrospirota bacterium contains these proteins:
- a CDS encoding Hsp20/alpha crystallin family protein, which produces MKRKESKEIATKEPLRVLAPFEEAERWFEEVFRHPFGLFGRRRWPVFRHGELEEISTSVDIFEDDSNVVVKAELPGMKKEDIDVTVTDHTMKISGEKKREEKVEKKDYYWEERSYGSFARSFQLPSEVQTDKAEAKFKDGILEIRIPKTEEARQKEKKVSVQ